In the Flavobacterium acetivorans genome, one interval contains:
- a CDS encoding bestrophin family protein, with product MISYNPKDWITFIFHFHKADTFRKLIPMMIFIGLYSAAIAYLEIEYWDLPDDSHVKNISIMHGMLGFVISLLLVFRTNTAYDRWWEGRKMWGGLVNSSRNLAIKLSVILKEESDRAYFRKIIPSFASILNKHLKDDDTAKQLFDEDHLSIDHHKHKPNQLAKIVFQKINDLYSVNKITGDQLIILNHEIQSFTEICGACERIKNTPIPYSYSAFLKKFIFFYVMTLPFGYVFNLGYYVIPVVVFIFYVLASLELIAEEIEDPFGNDANDLPTAKMAENIKRHVEELL from the coding sequence ATGATATCATACAACCCAAAAGATTGGATTACTTTTATTTTTCACTTTCATAAAGCCGATACCTTTCGAAAATTAATCCCAATGATGATTTTCATTGGGTTATATTCAGCTGCTATAGCTTATCTTGAAATTGAATATTGGGATTTACCGGATGACAGCCATGTGAAAAATATTTCTATTATGCATGGAATGCTTGGTTTTGTAATTTCATTATTGCTCGTTTTCCGAACCAATACAGCCTATGATCGTTGGTGGGAAGGACGTAAAATGTGGGGAGGTTTAGTAAACAGCAGTCGCAATCTAGCCATTAAACTATCGGTTATTTTAAAAGAGGAAAGTGATCGTGCTTATTTTCGAAAAATAATACCAAGTTTTGCATCTATTTTAAACAAGCATTTAAAAGATGACGATACAGCTAAGCAATTATTTGATGAGGACCATTTATCAATAGATCATCACAAACACAAGCCTAACCAATTGGCTAAAATAGTATTTCAAAAAATAAACGACCTGTATTCAGTTAATAAAATAACGGGAGATCAGCTGATCATTTTGAACCATGAAATTCAATCCTTTACTGAGATTTGTGGTGCTTGCGAAAGAATAAAAAACACGCCTATCCCTTATTCATACAGTGCTTTTCTGAAAAAGTTTATTTTTTTCTATGTAATGACACTTCCTTTTGGATATGTATTCAACTTGGGCTATTATGTCATTCCTGTAGTCGTTTTTATCTTCTATGTTTTGGCGAGTTTAGAATTGATTGCCGAGGAAATTGAAGATCCTTTTGGCAACGATGCCAATGACTTACCTACTGCAAAAATGGCTGAAAACATAAAAAGACACGTAGAGGAATTGTTATAA
- a CDS encoding SixA phosphatase family protein: MKNLILIRHAKSNWDTPLKDIDRPLDQRGMKDAHLVSSNILDFIPKTYVIWSSIAKRASDTALIFAQNILYPIESIVYMKELYTFDENQLEKTIKSCKNEFDSVILFGHNAAITNFVNKFGDVFIDNVPTSGFVFLEFNTNDWAKINRGKTKKILIPKDLKLTE, from the coding sequence ATGAAAAATCTAATTTTAATAAGACATGCAAAATCAAATTGGGATACTCCTTTAAAAGATATTGACAGACCTTTAGATCAAAGAGGAATGAAAGATGCCCACTTAGTTTCTTCAAATATTTTAGATTTTATTCCTAAAACATATGTTATTTGGAGTAGTATCGCCAAAAGAGCTTCGGATACGGCGCTGATTTTTGCACAAAATATCTTATATCCCATAGAAAGTATTGTTTATATGAAAGAGCTTTATACTTTTGATGAAAACCAATTAGAGAAAACAATTAAATCATGTAAAAATGAATTTGATAGTGTGATTCTTTTTGGACATAATGCCGCAATTACAAATTTTGTCAATAAATTTGGGGATGTTTTTATAGATAATGTTCCTACATCTGGATTTGTTTTTTTAGAGTTTAATACAAATGATTGGGCTAAAATTAATAGAGGCAAAACAAAAAAAATACTAATACCAAAAGATTTAAAATTAACAGAATAG
- a CDS encoding fasciclin domain-containing protein, which translates to MKTRKVLSVALFALVFGATSFAQKTVMVGGAAMYPSKNIIENAVNSKDHTTLVAAVQAAGLVETLQGKGPFTVFAPTNAAFEKLPMGTVETLLKPENLKTLQNILTYHVVAGKMNAGDVAKAIKAGNGKAMLTTVSGGTLTAWMKGKTLYITDENGSMAAVAIADVNQSNGVIHVIDTVLLPKQ; encoded by the coding sequence ATGAAAACTAGAAAAGTTTTATCAGTAGCATTATTCGCATTAGTATTTGGAGCAACATCATTTGCACAAAAAACAGTTATGGTAGGTGGAGCCGCCATGTATCCATCTAAAAACATTATTGAAAATGCCGTAAATTCAAAAGACCATACTACATTAGTTGCCGCAGTCCAAGCAGCAGGTTTAGTGGAAACTTTGCAAGGGAAAGGTCCATTTACCGTTTTTGCTCCAACAAATGCAGCTTTTGAAAAATTACCAATGGGCACAGTAGAAACCTTATTGAAACCGGAAAATTTAAAAACATTACAAAATATTCTTACTTATCATGTTGTGGCGGGTAAAATGAATGCCGGAGATGTGGCAAAAGCGATTAAAGCAGGAAATGGAAAAGCGATGTTAACAACGGTTAGCGGCGGAACATTGACGGCTTGGATGAAAGGAAAAACACTATACATTACCGATGAAAATGGTTCTATGGCTGCGGTTGCGATTGCTGATGTTAATCAATCCAATGGAGTGATTCATGTTATTGACACCGTTTTGTTACCTAAACAATAG
- the pheT gene encoding phenylalanine--tRNA ligase subunit beta, with amino-acid sequence MKISYNWLKQFIKIDWKSEETAALLTDLGLEVEIVEKYQSVKGGLEGIVVGHVLTCIPHPDADRLKITTVDLGDGVPVQIVCGAANVDAGQKVPVATIGTVLYDEAGVPFTIKKGKIRGQESHGMICAEDELGLGTSHEGIMILDNSLVAGTKASEVFKIENDEVFEIGLTPNRADAMSHLGTARDLRAGLLQNGVNAELITPSVSNFRVDMRTLKIDTNVEEPLLAPRYCGVTISGISVKPSPSWLQDRLKAIGITPKNNIVDVTNYVLHDLGQPLHAFDASKINGKIIVKTVAAGTKFVTLDDVERTLHEEDLMICDEKGPLCIAGVFGGKNSGVNEQTNAIFLESAYFNPISIRKTAKRHQLNTDASFRFERGIDPTITAYALKRAALLIQEVAGGEITSDVSDVYQKKIEDFSVFLNFANVAKIIGQEIPKDTIKQILVSLDIKVNSVSEIGLGLTIPSYRVDVQREIDVIEEILRVYGYNKIEFSKKLNATVSNSPRNEDYKIQNIVASQLNSQGFNEIMANSLTTASYVTLSDSLKEVHNVTMLNPLSNDLATLRQSLLFSGLEAISYNINRKNSDLKLFEFGKTYHKFLSGFEEHKHLTLFLTGNRNQESWTSPEKPSDFFLFKGYVDAILSRFGIQKTQNSPVSSDVFSEGIAIGTGHNTLVEFGVVKKSILKHFGIKQEVFYADFNWDLILKAVTSKIKFTEIPKYPEVRRDLALLIDQNVTYDSIYAIARQTEKSLLKEINLFDVYEGKNLPDGKKSYALSFIIQDSTKTLTDVQIDKIMSKLQKNFETELGASLR; translated from the coding sequence ATGAAAATATCTTACAACTGGTTAAAACAATTCATTAAAATAGATTGGAAGTCCGAGGAGACAGCAGCGCTACTTACTGACTTAGGTCTGGAAGTAGAAATTGTTGAAAAATACCAATCGGTAAAAGGAGGATTAGAAGGTATTGTGGTAGGACACGTTCTTACTTGTATTCCCCATCCTGACGCCGACAGACTAAAAATAACCACCGTTGATTTAGGTGATGGAGTCCCTGTACAGATTGTATGTGGTGCTGCCAATGTGGATGCTGGACAAAAAGTACCCGTTGCTACAATTGGAACTGTACTATACGATGAGGCTGGAGTCCCTTTTACGATCAAAAAAGGAAAAATCAGAGGACAAGAAAGTCATGGAATGATTTGTGCCGAAGATGAGTTAGGTTTAGGAACCAGCCACGAAGGTATCATGATTTTGGATAATTCACTTGTTGCTGGAACAAAAGCTTCAGAAGTTTTCAAAATAGAAAATGACGAAGTATTTGAAATTGGGCTAACGCCAAACCGCGCTGATGCTATGAGTCATCTAGGTACAGCCCGTGATTTAAGAGCTGGTTTATTACAAAATGGAGTCAATGCAGAGCTCATCACTCCTTCAGTAAGCAACTTTAGAGTTGACATGAGAACGCTGAAAATTGATACTAATGTTGAAGAGCCTCTTTTAGCACCTCGTTATTGTGGTGTTACCATTTCTGGAATTTCGGTAAAACCCTCACCAAGCTGGTTACAGGACCGACTAAAAGCAATAGGAATCACTCCTAAAAATAATATTGTTGACGTAACTAATTATGTGTTGCATGATTTAGGCCAACCTTTGCACGCCTTTGATGCTTCAAAAATCAATGGGAAAATAATTGTAAAGACTGTCGCTGCGGGAACTAAATTCGTTACTCTTGATGATGTAGAAAGAACGCTTCATGAAGAAGATTTAATGATTTGTGATGAAAAAGGGCCTTTGTGTATTGCAGGTGTTTTTGGAGGTAAAAACTCGGGTGTAAATGAACAAACCAATGCTATATTTTTAGAAAGTGCTTATTTTAATCCAATTAGCATTCGAAAAACAGCTAAAAGACATCAATTAAATACAGATGCCTCTTTTAGATTTGAAAGAGGTATTGACCCAACTATCACGGCTTATGCATTAAAACGTGCTGCTTTATTGATTCAAGAAGTCGCTGGTGGAGAAATCACCTCAGATGTCAGTGATGTGTATCAAAAGAAAATCGAAGACTTTTCGGTTTTCCTAAATTTTGCCAATGTTGCTAAAATTATTGGTCAAGAAATACCTAAAGATACTATTAAACAAATATTAGTATCACTTGACATTAAAGTAAACAGCGTTTCAGAAATTGGTTTAGGATTAACCATTCCTTCGTATCGTGTTGATGTACAAAGAGAAATAGACGTTATCGAAGAAATCTTAAGAGTCTATGGATACAACAAAATCGAGTTTTCAAAAAAATTGAATGCTACGGTTTCTAATTCGCCAAGAAACGAAGATTATAAAATACAAAATATCGTAGCCTCGCAATTAAATTCGCAAGGATTTAATGAAATAATGGCCAATTCGTTGACAACTGCATCTTATGTAACACTTTCTGATTCATTAAAAGAAGTTCATAATGTAACTATGCTAAATCCGTTGAGTAATGATTTAGCCACGCTTAGACAATCATTATTGTTTTCTGGACTGGAAGCAATTTCATATAATATCAATCGCAAAAACAGCGATTTAAAATTATTTGAGTTTGGTAAAACCTACCATAAATTTCTTTCTGGCTTTGAAGAACATAAGCACCTGACTTTATTTCTTACCGGAAATAGAAATCAAGAAAGCTGGACAAGTCCTGAAAAACCATCTGATTTCTTTTTATTTAAAGGATATGTAGATGCTATACTTTCGAGATTTGGAATTCAAAAAACACAAAACTCTCCCGTTTCATCGGATGTTTTCTCTGAAGGGATTGCCATAGGAACCGGTCATAATACTCTAGTTGAGTTTGGAGTTGTTAAAAAATCAATATTGAAACATTTTGGTATCAAACAAGAAGTTTTTTATGCTGACTTTAATTGGGATTTAATTCTGAAAGCAGTCACAAGTAAAATAAAATTCACCGAAATTCCAAAATACCCGGAAGTTCGCAGAGATTTAGCCTTGTTAATTGATCAAAATGTTACTTACGACAGTATTTATGCTATTGCAAGACAAACGGAAAAAAGTTTATTAAAAGAGATTAATTTATTTGATGTTTATGAAGGTAAAAACCTTCCTGATGGAAAAAAATCTTATGCCTTAAGTTTCATTATTCAAGACAGCACAAAAACTTTAACTGATGTACAGATCGACAAAATAATGAGCAAATTACAAAAGAATTTTGAAACAGAACTTGGAGCAAGTTTGAGGTAA
- a CDS encoding TMEM175 family protein — MNKNRLEAFSDGVLAIIITIMILEIKVPQGEDFRDLFPLFPKFISYVLSFVYVGIYWNNHHHLLQGLTKVNGKILWANLHLLFWLSLIPVSTGWLGEHYFSKAPVTLYGIILFMSAIAFLILKNVILSIEDKKSLLAEALRKNSKERFSQFLYLAAIVVSFFNEWISISIYFVVAIIWLIPDTRIEKVFLSKEEK; from the coding sequence ATGAATAAAAACCGATTGGAAGCTTTTAGTGACGGGGTATTAGCTATTATCATTACCATTATGATATTAGAAATAAAAGTACCTCAAGGCGAAGATTTTAGGGATCTTTTTCCGCTATTTCCAAAGTTTATCAGTTATGTATTGAGTTTTGTTTATGTTGGTATATATTGGAATAATCACCATCATTTGTTGCAGGGACTCACCAAAGTTAATGGTAAGATTCTTTGGGCCAATTTGCATCTTCTCTTTTGGTTGTCCTTAATTCCGGTTTCTACTGGATGGCTTGGAGAGCATTATTTTTCAAAAGCACCCGTGACTTTGTATGGAATTATTCTTTTCATGTCGGCAATTGCATTTTTGATTCTAAAGAATGTAATATTATCTATTGAAGACAAAAAGTCGCTTTTGGCCGAAGCGTTGAGAAAAAATTCTAAAGAAAGATTTTCTCAATTTTTATACTTAGCAGCCATAGTTGTTTCGTTTTTTAATGAATGGATTTCAATTTCAATCTACTTTGTGGTGGCAATTATTTGGCTTATCCCGGACACAAGAATAGAGAAAGTTTTTTTGTCGAAGGAAGAAAAATAG
- a CDS encoding Ppx/GppA phosphatase family protein yields MIKIKKYAAIDIGSNAMRLLIVNIVEQEGKEPQFNKSSLVRVPIRLGQDAFTVGEISPENIDRMCDAMTAFNLLMKVHKVQSYKAFATSAMREAYNGNEVVEIIKNKADINIEIIDGKKEAAIIASTDLYHLLNTDQTYLFVDVGGGSTEFTLFSNGKIVHSRSFKAGTVRLLNDMVHDVVWAEIEKWIKTITEDFEEVTLIGSGGNINKLFKMSGKMQEKPLSYIYINSQYAFLNSLSYEQRISELGLNPDRADVIIPAVRIYLNAMKWSGARQIYVPKIGLSDGIVKSMYYGKI; encoded by the coding sequence ATGATTAAAATAAAAAAATATGCTGCTATTGATATTGGATCTAATGCGATGCGTTTATTGATAGTGAATATTGTTGAGCAAGAGGGAAAAGAGCCCCAATTTAATAAAAGTTCCTTAGTTCGAGTACCCATACGTTTGGGACAAGATGCCTTCACAGTGGGAGAAATTTCACCAGAGAATATTGATAGAATGTGCGATGCCATGACAGCTTTCAATTTACTGATGAAAGTGCATAAGGTTCAGTCTTACAAAGCCTTTGCAACATCGGCGATGCGTGAAGCTTATAATGGGAATGAAGTGGTAGAAATTATAAAAAATAAAGCAGATATAAATATAGAAATAATAGATGGAAAAAAAGAAGCAGCCATAATAGCTTCTACTGATTTATACCATTTACTGAATACTGATCAAACGTATCTTTTTGTAGATGTGGGCGGTGGAAGTACTGAATTCACCTTGTTTTCTAATGGTAAAATTGTACATTCAAGATCATTTAAAGCAGGAACGGTTCGTTTACTGAATGATATGGTTCACGATGTGGTTTGGGCAGAAATTGAAAAATGGATTAAAACAATCACCGAAGATTTTGAGGAAGTGACCTTAATAGGTTCAGGAGGAAACATCAATAAGTTGTTTAAAATGTCGGGGAAAATGCAAGAAAAACCATTGTCCTATATTTATATCAACTCACAGTATGCCTTCTTAAATTCTTTATCCTACGAACAAAGAATTTCTGAGTTAGGTTTAAATCCCGATCGTGCCGATGTAATCATCCCTGCTGTTCGCATTTATCTGAATGCTATGAAATGGAGCGGTGCCCGACAAATTTATGTGCCCAAAATTGGACTTTCGGACGGAATTGTTAAGTCAATGTATTATGGTAAAATTTAA
- a CDS encoding TolC family protein has product MNMKKKVYKMKYSKIVFQSCILFFLGILNSNAQELLTIEEAVKIALENNYQIKIAKNDLKISETNVSAGNAGMLPKVSASIVDNNGIQNLTQTRTDGTVNKLDNAKNNSLNYGVSLDWTVFDGMKMFAKRDQLKELQKLGEAQLKLAIFTKISDVHSIYFDLVQQQQQLSALDSTLAISNQRLALAQNRFKIGKASKLEVLNAQVDLNTDKVSLLRQKELYANTKILLNQILARVTNSEFRVADQIVVDNGLLLAELTALAEKQNPELKAQIINKRVSELQLKQIKAGRYPTLKVNTGYNFSESQSSLGFTTQSSARGLNYGFSATLNLFDGFAQNRNEKIASIAVENSKIVIEEQALALNAQLSTAYQTYLTNLELISLEEKNEAIAKQNLDITLDKFRIGTITTLEFRTAQLNHVNAKVRYSNAQFQAKLSEIALKELAGTINF; this is encoded by the coding sequence ATGAATATGAAAAAGAAAGTATATAAAATGAAGTATTCTAAAATAGTCTTTCAAAGTTGCATTTTGTTCTTCTTAGGTATTTTAAATAGTAATGCGCAAGAACTGTTAACTATAGAAGAGGCCGTAAAAATAGCATTGGAAAACAATTATCAAATCAAAATTGCCAAAAATGATTTAAAAATCAGTGAAACTAATGTATCGGCTGGAAATGCGGGAATGTTACCCAAAGTTTCTGCCTCGATTGTGGACAATAACGGTATTCAAAACCTGACTCAAACCCGAACTGATGGCACAGTCAATAAATTAGATAATGCCAAAAACAATAGTTTGAATTATGGGGTAAGTCTGGACTGGACAGTCTTTGACGGGATGAAAATGTTTGCCAAAAGAGACCAATTGAAAGAGCTTCAAAAACTGGGCGAAGCGCAATTAAAGCTAGCTATTTTTACCAAAATAAGCGATGTCCATTCAATCTATTTTGACTTGGTGCAACAACAACAGCAATTATCGGCTTTAGATTCTACTCTTGCTATTTCAAACCAGCGACTTGCTTTGGCACAAAATCGTTTTAAGATAGGGAAAGCCTCTAAACTGGAAGTTTTGAATGCTCAAGTAGATTTAAATACAGATAAGGTTAGCTTATTGCGACAAAAAGAATTGTATGCCAATACAAAAATTCTGTTGAACCAGATTCTGGCCAGAGTAACCAACTCAGAATTTAGGGTTGCTGATCAAATTGTAGTGGACAATGGTTTATTGCTTGCCGAATTGACCGCTTTGGCAGAAAAACAAAATCCAGAATTAAAAGCTCAAATTATAAATAAAAGAGTTAGCGAATTGCAGTTGAAACAAATTAAAGCAGGAAGATATCCTACTTTAAAAGTGAATACGGGTTACAATTTCTCTGAGAGTCAATCTAGTCTTGGTTTTACAACCCAATCCTCAGCTAGAGGTTTAAATTATGGTTTTAGCGCAACATTGAATCTATTTGATGGTTTTGCCCAAAACAGAAATGAAAAAATCGCTTCTATTGCGGTTGAAAATTCAAAAATAGTAATAGAGGAACAAGCTTTGGCCTTAAATGCTCAGCTATCAACGGCTTATCAAACTTATTTAACCAATTTAGAATTGATTAGTCTGGAAGAAAAAAATGAAGCTATAGCTAAACAAAATCTGGATATTACATTGGATAAATTTCGCATTGGAACTATAACTACCTTGGAGTTTCGAACAGCCCAATTGAATCATGTCAATGCAAAAGTGCGTTATAGTAATGCTCAATTTCAAGCAAAATTATCTGAAATTGCACTTAAGGAATTAGCTGGTACCATTAATTTTTAA
- the ppk1 gene encoding polyphosphate kinase 1, whose protein sequence is MSNKKYIDREKSWLAFNARVLQEAADDSVPLLDRLRFLGIFSNNLDEFFRVRFAAIRRLSLSGKSGEKILGGISAQQLVKEITEIVIEHQSESLRILKRIETELEAENIFIINENEISEEQEIFLKDFFIQKLSPELVTIILNDLAEFPLLKDNVGYLAVKLVMKKDSEVRYAIIEIPKTMNRFIVLPSKNEKQYVILIDDVIRRNLKSIFNIFDYESVSAHMIKISRDAQLEIDSDLSKSMLEKISTSVKDRRIGEPVRFIYDELIEEDTLAFFLDKMKIVSTDSIIPGGRYHNRRDYMDFPNLGRFDLLYKTNDPLPIPGLSLEGSLLEKISEKDYLLNAPYQSFSYLTRFLREAALDPKVTSIKITLYRLAKNSQIISSLINAAKNGKKVIVQIELQARFDEASNISYAEQMQTEGIELIFGIKGLKVHSKICVIERNENGKIKRYGFISTGNFNETTAKVYTDVTLFTSHQQILKDISKVFEFFDINYRIHRYKHLIVSPHYTRIRFYKLIEREILNARAGRKAYIKLKMNSLSDYAMIDKLYEASNAGVKIQLEVRGICSLIPGVKGMSANIEAISIVDNYLEHSRIYIFANGGQTEVYISSADFMTRNLDGRVEVTCPIYDQDIKNELIDNFDLGWKGNVKARYHSENLDNKYRERGEEPVFRAQLETYKYYQRKVDLLDETF, encoded by the coding sequence GTGTCAAATAAAAAATATATAGATAGAGAAAAAAGTTGGTTAGCATTTAACGCCAGAGTACTTCAGGAAGCCGCAGATGATTCAGTACCACTTTTAGATAGATTACGTTTCTTAGGAATTTTTTCCAATAATTTAGATGAGTTTTTTAGAGTTCGCTTTGCCGCCATTAGAAGGCTGAGTTTGTCAGGTAAATCAGGTGAGAAAATTTTGGGAGGAATATCAGCCCAACAATTAGTAAAAGAAATTACTGAAATCGTGATTGAACACCAATCCGAGAGTTTAAGAATATTAAAAAGAATCGAAACGGAACTGGAAGCGGAAAATATTTTCATTATCAATGAAAATGAAATTTCAGAAGAACAGGAAATCTTTTTAAAAGATTTCTTTATTCAAAAACTAAGTCCGGAGCTGGTAACGATTATTTTGAATGATTTAGCCGAATTCCCTTTACTTAAAGACAACGTAGGTTATCTAGCGGTAAAATTAGTGATGAAAAAAGATTCCGAAGTACGCTATGCTATTATAGAAATTCCAAAAACGATGAACCGTTTTATTGTTTTGCCTTCAAAGAATGAAAAGCAATATGTTATTTTAATCGACGATGTAATCCGACGCAATTTGAAAAGCATCTTTAATATTTTTGATTATGAAAGCGTTTCTGCCCACATGATTAAAATTAGTCGGGACGCCCAATTAGAAATTGACAGTGACTTGAGTAAAAGTATGCTAGAGAAAATTTCTACCAGCGTAAAAGATAGAAGAATAGGGGAGCCTGTTCGTTTTATATATGATGAATTGATTGAAGAAGATACTCTTGCCTTTTTTCTTGACAAAATGAAAATCGTTTCTACAGATAGTATCATCCCTGGAGGAAGATATCACAACAGAAGAGATTATATGGATTTTCCAAATTTAGGTAGATTTGATTTGTTGTATAAAACCAATGATCCTTTGCCCATTCCAGGCTTAAGTCTAGAAGGAAGCCTTTTAGAAAAAATAAGTGAAAAAGATTATTTATTGAATGCACCTTACCAATCATTTTCCTATCTCACCAGATTTCTGAGAGAGGCAGCTTTGGATCCAAAGGTGACTTCAATTAAAATCACTTTGTATCGATTAGCTAAGAATTCTCAAATTATAAGCTCGCTGATTAATGCGGCCAAGAACGGAAAAAAAGTAATAGTACAAATAGAATTGCAAGCTCGTTTTGATGAAGCCTCTAATATTTCCTATGCTGAGCAAATGCAAACCGAAGGAATTGAATTGATTTTTGGTATAAAAGGATTGAAAGTACACAGTAAAATATGTGTTATTGAAAGGAATGAAAACGGCAAAATAAAACGATACGGCTTTATCTCTACTGGGAATTTTAATGAAACAACAGCCAAAGTGTATACTGATGTGACTCTTTTTACCAGTCATCAGCAAATTTTGAAAGATATTTCAAAAGTATTTGAATTTTTTGATATCAACTATAGGATTCACCGTTACAAGCATTTGATCGTTTCGCCACATTATACCCGAATTAGATTTTACAAATTGATCGAAAGGGAAATCTTGAACGCGCGCGCCGGACGAAAAGCCTATATAAAGTTGAAAATGAATAGTTTGTCTGATTATGCGATGATCGATAAATTATATGAAGCCAGTAATGCAGGAGTGAAAATACAGCTTGAAGTCAGAGGTATTTGTTCCTTGATTCCTGGGGTCAAAGGAATGAGTGCCAATATTGAAGCAATAAGTATCGTTGATAATTATCTGGAACATTCCCGAATTTATATTTTTGCCAATGGCGGTCAAACAGAAGTTTATATTTCATCGGCTGATTTTATGACTCGAAATCTAGACGGAAGAGTCGAGGTGACTTGCCCAATTTACGATCAAGATATTAAAAATGAATTGATTGATAATTTTGATCTGGGGTGGAAAGGAAACGTAAAAGCGCGTTATCATTCGGAAAATTTAGATAATAAATACCGAGAAAGAGGAGAGGAACCCGTTTTTAGAGCCCAATTAGAAACGTATAAATATTATCAAAGAAAGGTTGATTTATTAGATGAAACTTTTTAA